One genomic segment of Ricinus communis isolate WT05 ecotype wild-type chromosome 3, ASM1957865v1, whole genome shotgun sequence includes these proteins:
- the LOC8284840 gene encoding pleiotropic drug resistance protein 1 isoform X1 has translation MESNDRDRVISGRATSFSIWRNTTMEAFSKSSHHEYGDDEEALKWAALEKLPTFLRIRRGILAEEQGQSREIDINSLGLIEKRNLLERLVKIAEDDNEEFLLKLKERIDKVGLEMPTIEVRFEHLNVEAEAYVGSRALPTMFNFYANIFEGFLNYLHILPSRKKPLPILRDVSGIIKPRRMTLLLGPPSSGKTTFLLALAGKLSKDLKVRTEDYMVWSSFYRMLFCLAFSYGYFVKFQSSGRVTYNGHEMKEFVPQRTSAYISQYDLHIGEMTVRETLAFSARCQGVGARYEILAELSRREKVANIKPDPDIDIFMKAAALEGQEANLMTDYILKILGLEVCADTMVGDEMIRGISGGQKKRVTTGEMLVGPARALFMDEISTGLDSSTTSQIVNSLKQSIHILNGTAIISLLQPAPETYDLFDDIILLSDGQIVYQGPRENVLEFFEHMGFRCPERKGVADFLQEVTSRKDQEQYWTRKEEPYSFISVKEFAEAFQSFHIGRKLGDELAAPFDKSKAHPAALTTKRYGVSKKELLKACVSREFLLMKRNSFAYIFKMIQLIIMAFITMTIFLRTEMHRNTVEDAGVYFGALFFAVMTIMFNGLSELAMTVIKLPVFYKQRDLLFYPSWVYALPTWILKIPITFVEVAIWVILTYYVMGFDPNIERFFKQYLILLMTNQMASSLFRLIAALGRNLIVANTIAIFSLLTTLVLSGFVLSRDDVKKWWIWGYWLSPMMYVQNGICVNEFLGNSWNHLPPNSTEALGVNFLKYRRIFPDAYWYWIAVGALTGYIILFNLLFTLALKYLNPFEKPQAILSEEAFADKNVNGTGEFIGLSRSRKSSLERGNVSQRNVSSRTPTARVSNFSNANQERKRGMVLPFQPLSITFDEIKYAVDMPQEMKSQGITEDRLQLLKGVSGAFRPGVLTALMGASGAGKTTLMDVLAGRKTGGYIEGNITISGYPKKQETFARISGYCEQTDIHSPHVTIYESLLYSAWLRLPTEVNSDTRKMFIEEVMELVELNSLREALVGLPGVNGLSIEQRKRLTIAVELVANPSIIFMDEPTSGLDARAAAIVMRTVRNTVDTGRTVVCTIHQPSIDIFDAFDELFLLKRGGQEIYVGPVGRHAYHLIRYFEEIEGVPKIKDGYNPATWMLEVTTAAQEAALGIDFNDIYKNSELHRRNKALIKELSRSPPGSKDLYFPTQYSQPFLTQCMTCLWKQHLSYWRNPTYSAVRLLFTTFIALMMGTIFWNLGPKRSRQQDIYNAMGSMYAAVLFLGFLNASSVQPVVAIERTVFYRERAAGMYSALPYAFGQVVIELPYILVQTIIYGVIVYAMIGFEWTSSKFFWYLFFMYFTFLYFTFYGMMTVAVTPNHNIAAIVATAFYAIWNLFSGFVVPRTRIPVWWRWNYWACPVAWTLYGLVASQYGDVNEQLDSGETVENFVRNYFGFQHAYVGIVAVVLVGICVLFGFIFAFSIKAFNFQKR, from the exons ATGGAAAGTAATGACAGAGACCGGGTCATTAGTGGGCGTGCAACAAGTTTTAGCATTTGGAGAAATACGACAATGGAAGCTTTCTCCAAGTCTTCTCATCATGAATATGGTGATGATGAAGAAGCTCTCAAATGGGCTGCTTTGGAAAAGTTGCCTACTTTTTTACGTATAAGGAGAGGTATACTTGCTGAAGAACAAGGTCAATCTAGAGAGATTGATATTAACAGCTTAGGATtgatagagaaaagaaatctacTAGAGAGGCTAGTGAAAATTGCAGAGGATGATAATGAAGAGTTCTTGTTGAAGCTCAAGGAGCGGATTGACAA AGTTGGACTAGAAATGCCAACGATTGAGGTCCGTTTTGAGCATTTAAATGTTGAAGCAGAAGCATACGTCGGAAGCAGAGCATTACCTACAATGTTCAACTTCTACGCTAATATATTTGAg GGATTCTTGAATTATCTTCATATTCTTCCAAGTAGAAAGAAACCATTACCAATACTCCGTGATGTTAGTGGAATCATCAAGCCCCGAAG GATGACATTGCTGCTAGGACCCCCAAGTTCAGGCAAGACCACTTTTCTTTTGGCTTTGGCTGGAAAACTTAGTAAAGATCTAAAAGTAAGGACAGAGGATTACATGGTGTGGAGTAGTTTCTACAGGATGTTGTTTTGCCTTGCTTTCTCATATGGTTATTTTGTGAAATTTCAGTCTTCAGGAAGAGTTACATATAATGGACATGAGATGAAAGAGTTTGTGCCACAGAGAACATCAGCTTATATAAGTCAATATGATCTTCATATTGGAGAAATGACTGTTAGAGAAACTCTGGCTTTCTCTGCAAGATGTCAAGGGGTTGGAGCTCGTTATG AGATATTGGCAGAATTATCAAGAAGGGAGAAAGTAGCCAACATAAAACCGGATCCTGATATCGATATTTTCATGAAG GCGGCTGCACTAGAAGGGCAAGAGGCCAATTTAATGACAGATTATATACTAAAG ATTCTAGGACTGGAAGTTTGTGCTGATACCATGGTGGGAGATGAAATGATACGAGGCATATCTGGCGGACAGAAGAAGCGTGTCACAACAG GGGAGATGCTGGTTGGACCTGCAAGAGCACTTTTCATGGATGAGATATCAACCGGATTGGACAGTTCAACAACTTCTCAAATTGTTAATTCACTCAAACAATCAATACATATTCTCAATGGAACAGCCATTATCTCTCTTCTCCAACCAGCACCAGAAACATATGATCTTTTTGATGACATAATTCTTCTCTCGGATGGACAAATTGTGTATCAAGGTCCACGAGAAAATGTGCTCGAGTTCTTCGAACACATGGGCTTCCGATGTCCTGAGAGGAAAGGAGTTGCTGACTTCTTACAAGAA GTAACATCAAGAAAAGATCAGGAGCAGTACTGGACCCGTAAAGAGGAGCCTTATAGCTTTATTTCTGTGAAGGAATTTGCTGAAGCATTTCAGTCATTTCATATTGGGCGGAAACTGGGTGATGAACTTGCTGCACCATTTGACAAGTCCAAGGCACACCCTGCTGCTCTAACAACTAAAAGATATGGTGTCAGCAAGAAGGAACTCTTGAAAGCTTGCGTTTCTAGAGAATTTCTTCTCATGAAGAGGAACTCATTTGCCTACATTTTCAAAATGATTCAA cTTATTATTATGGCTTTCATAACGATGACGATATTTCTGAGGACCGAGATGCATCGAAACACAGTAGAAGATGCTGGCGTTTACTTTGGCGCCCTCTTCTTTGCGGTCATGACAATCATGTTCAATGGATTATCAGAGCTTGCAATGACTGTCATTAAACTTCCCGTTTTCTACAAGCAAAGAGACCTTCTCTTTTATCCTTCGTGGGTATATGCTTTGCCCACATGGATTCTCAAGATCCCAATCACGTTTGTAGAAGTTGCCATATGGGTGATCCTAACATATTACGTTATGGGATTTGATCCAAACATTGAAAG GTTTTTCAAGCAATACCTGATACTCCTAATGACGAACCAGATGGCTTCTTCACTGTTTCGACTGATAGCAGCATTAGGAAGAAATttgattgtagctaacaccaTTGCCATATTTTCTTTACTTACCACCCTCGTACTGAGCGGATTCGTCCTATCACGAG ATGATGTGAAGAAATGGTGGATATGGGGTTACTGGTTGTCCCCAATGATGTATGTACAGAATGGTATTTGTGTGAATGAATTTCTTGGGAACAGTTGGAATCAT CTTCCTCCTAATTCAACAGAGGCATTGGGAGTTAATTTTTTGAAGTATCGGAGGATTTTCCCCGACGCATATTGGTATTGGATTGCAGTTGGAGCTTTGACAGGATATATCATTCTGTTTAATTTGCTTTTCACTTTGGCCCTGAAATACTTAAATC CATTTGAGAAGCCTCAGGCTATACTTTCGGAAGAGGCCTTTGCTGATAAAAATGTTAACGGAACTGGAGAATTTATCGGACTCTCGAGGAGCAGGAAGAGCTCTTTGG AAAGAGGGAATGTTAGCCAAAGAAATGTATCATCCAGGACTCCTACTGCGAGAGTGAGCAACTTCAGTAATGCCAACCAAGAGAGGAAGCGGGGTATGGTTCTCCCATTTCAACCCCTTTCCATCACTTTCGATGAGATCAAATATGCTGTAGACATGCCGCAG GAAATGAAATCTCAAGGTATAACTGAGGATCGCCTACAGCTTTTGAAGGGTGTTAGTGGTGCTTTCAGGCCTGGTGTCCTAACAGCTCTAATGGGTGCTAGTGGTGCTGGCAAGACCACCCTGATGGATGTCCTGGCAGGAAGAAAAACCGGCGGTTACATTGAGGGAAACATCACGATATCTGGATACCCAAAGAAGCAAGAAACTTTCGCTCGTATTTCTGGATACTGTGAGCAAACTGACATACACTCCCCACATGTTACAATCTATGAATCACTGCTATATTCTGCATGGCTTCGGCTTCCTACTGAGGTTAATTCTGATACAAGAAAG ATGTTCATCGAGGAAGTTATGGAGCTTGTCGAGCTGAACTCTTTAAGAGAAGCACTTGTGGGATTGCCTGGTGTAAATGGTCTTTCAATTGAGCAGCGTAAGAGGCTGACAATCGCAGTTGAGCTTGTTGCTAACCCTTCTATAATTTTCATGGATGAGCCAACCTCTGGTCTTGATGCTAGAGCAGCAGCCATAGTTATGAGAACAGTGAGAAATACTGTGGACACTGGACGAACTGTGGTGTGCACAATACACCAACCAAGCATTGACATTTTTGATGCTTTTGACGAG TTATTTCTGCTAAAAAGAGGAGGCCAAGAAATTTATGTGGGGCCAGTTGGCCGCCATGCCTACCATCTAATCAGATATTTTGAG GAGATTGAGGGAGTTCCTAAGATAAAGGATGGTTATAACCCTGCAACTTGGATGTTGGAAGTTACTACAGCAGCACAAGAAGCAGCACTTGGGATTGATTTCAATGATATATACAAAAACTCAGAACTACATAG GAGAAACAAAGCATTGATCAAGGAACTAAGCAGATCTCCACCAGGTTCAAAAGACCTGTACTTCCCAACTCAATATTCTCAGCCCTTCTTAACCCAATGTATGACTTGCCTATGGAAGCAGCATTTGTCATATTGGCGAAACCCAACATACTCCGCAGTGAGACTTTTATTCACAACATTCATAGCTTTAATGATGGGAACAATTTTCTGGAATTTGGGCCCTAAAAG aagTAGGCAACAAGATATTTATAATGCAATGGGTTCCATGTATGCTGCCGTGCTATTCTTAGGATTTCTGAATGCTTCATCGGTTCAGCCGGTTGTGGCCATTGAACGAACAGTATTTTATAGAGAAAGAGCAGCTGGAATGTATTCAGCGTTGCCATATGCCTTTGGACAA GTTGTGATTGAACTTCCATACATTTTAGTTCAGACTATAATATATGGAGTTATAGTATATGCAATGATAGGGTTTGAATGGACGTCAAGCAAGTTCTTCTGGTATCTTTTCTTCATGTACTTCACCTTCTTATACTTCACTTTCTATGGGATGATGACTGTTGCCGTCACGCCCAACCATAACATTGCTGCTATAGTTGCGACTGCCTTCTATGCAATATGGAACCTTTTCTCAGGATTTGTTGTTCCTCGAACG AGGATTCCTGTATGGTGGAGATGGAACTACTGGGCTTGCCCAGTTGCCTGGACATTGTATGGATTGGTTGCTTCACAGTATGGAGACGTAAATGAACAATTGGACAGTGGTGAAACTGTGGAAAATTTCGTCAGGAATTATTTCGGGTTTCAACATGCATACGTTGGAATTGTTGCAGTTGTTCTTGTTGGCATCTGTGTGCTCTTCGGATTCATCTTTGCCTTCTCTATCAAAGCATTTAACTTCCAGAAAAGATAA
- the LOC8284840 gene encoding pleiotropic drug resistance protein 1 isoform X2 encodes MESNDRDRVISGRATSFSIWRNTTMEAFSKSSHHEYGDDEEALKWAALEKLPTFLRIRRGILAEEQGQSREIDINSLGLIEKRNLLERLVKIAEDDNEEFLLKLKERIDKVGLEMPTIEVRFEHLNVEAEAYVGSRALPTMFNFYANIFEGFLNYLHILPSRKKPLPILRDVSGIIKPRRMTLLLGPPSSGKTTFLLALAGKLSKDLKSSGRVTYNGHEMKEFVPQRTSAYISQYDLHIGEMTVRETLAFSARCQGVGARYEILAELSRREKVANIKPDPDIDIFMKAAALEGQEANLMTDYILKILGLEVCADTMVGDEMIRGISGGQKKRVTTGEMLVGPARALFMDEISTGLDSSTTSQIVNSLKQSIHILNGTAIISLLQPAPETYDLFDDIILLSDGQIVYQGPRENVLEFFEHMGFRCPERKGVADFLQEVTSRKDQEQYWTRKEEPYSFISVKEFAEAFQSFHIGRKLGDELAAPFDKSKAHPAALTTKRYGVSKKELLKACVSREFLLMKRNSFAYIFKMIQLIIMAFITMTIFLRTEMHRNTVEDAGVYFGALFFAVMTIMFNGLSELAMTVIKLPVFYKQRDLLFYPSWVYALPTWILKIPITFVEVAIWVILTYYVMGFDPNIERFFKQYLILLMTNQMASSLFRLIAALGRNLIVANTIAIFSLLTTLVLSGFVLSRDDVKKWWIWGYWLSPMMYVQNGICVNEFLGNSWNHLPPNSTEALGVNFLKYRRIFPDAYWYWIAVGALTGYIILFNLLFTLALKYLNPFEKPQAILSEEAFADKNVNGTGEFIGLSRSRKSSLERGNVSQRNVSSRTPTARVSNFSNANQERKRGMVLPFQPLSITFDEIKYAVDMPQEMKSQGITEDRLQLLKGVSGAFRPGVLTALMGASGAGKTTLMDVLAGRKTGGYIEGNITISGYPKKQETFARISGYCEQTDIHSPHVTIYESLLYSAWLRLPTEVNSDTRKMFIEEVMELVELNSLREALVGLPGVNGLSIEQRKRLTIAVELVANPSIIFMDEPTSGLDARAAAIVMRTVRNTVDTGRTVVCTIHQPSIDIFDAFDELFLLKRGGQEIYVGPVGRHAYHLIRYFEEIEGVPKIKDGYNPATWMLEVTTAAQEAALGIDFNDIYKNSELHRRNKALIKELSRSPPGSKDLYFPTQYSQPFLTQCMTCLWKQHLSYWRNPTYSAVRLLFTTFIALMMGTIFWNLGPKRSRQQDIYNAMGSMYAAVLFLGFLNASSVQPVVAIERTVFYRERAAGMYSALPYAFGQVVIELPYILVQTIIYGVIVYAMIGFEWTSSKFFWYLFFMYFTFLYFTFYGMMTVAVTPNHNIAAIVATAFYAIWNLFSGFVVPRTRIPVWWRWNYWACPVAWTLYGLVASQYGDVNEQLDSGETVENFVRNYFGFQHAYVGIVAVVLVGICVLFGFIFAFSIKAFNFQKR; translated from the exons ATGGAAAGTAATGACAGAGACCGGGTCATTAGTGGGCGTGCAACAAGTTTTAGCATTTGGAGAAATACGACAATGGAAGCTTTCTCCAAGTCTTCTCATCATGAATATGGTGATGATGAAGAAGCTCTCAAATGGGCTGCTTTGGAAAAGTTGCCTACTTTTTTACGTATAAGGAGAGGTATACTTGCTGAAGAACAAGGTCAATCTAGAGAGATTGATATTAACAGCTTAGGATtgatagagaaaagaaatctacTAGAGAGGCTAGTGAAAATTGCAGAGGATGATAATGAAGAGTTCTTGTTGAAGCTCAAGGAGCGGATTGACAA AGTTGGACTAGAAATGCCAACGATTGAGGTCCGTTTTGAGCATTTAAATGTTGAAGCAGAAGCATACGTCGGAAGCAGAGCATTACCTACAATGTTCAACTTCTACGCTAATATATTTGAg GGATTCTTGAATTATCTTCATATTCTTCCAAGTAGAAAGAAACCATTACCAATACTCCGTGATGTTAGTGGAATCATCAAGCCCCGAAG GATGACATTGCTGCTAGGACCCCCAAGTTCAGGCAAGACCACTTTTCTTTTGGCTTTGGCTGGAAAACTTAGTAAAGATCTAAAA TCTTCAGGAAGAGTTACATATAATGGACATGAGATGAAAGAGTTTGTGCCACAGAGAACATCAGCTTATATAAGTCAATATGATCTTCATATTGGAGAAATGACTGTTAGAGAAACTCTGGCTTTCTCTGCAAGATGTCAAGGGGTTGGAGCTCGTTATG AGATATTGGCAGAATTATCAAGAAGGGAGAAAGTAGCCAACATAAAACCGGATCCTGATATCGATATTTTCATGAAG GCGGCTGCACTAGAAGGGCAAGAGGCCAATTTAATGACAGATTATATACTAAAG ATTCTAGGACTGGAAGTTTGTGCTGATACCATGGTGGGAGATGAAATGATACGAGGCATATCTGGCGGACAGAAGAAGCGTGTCACAACAG GGGAGATGCTGGTTGGACCTGCAAGAGCACTTTTCATGGATGAGATATCAACCGGATTGGACAGTTCAACAACTTCTCAAATTGTTAATTCACTCAAACAATCAATACATATTCTCAATGGAACAGCCATTATCTCTCTTCTCCAACCAGCACCAGAAACATATGATCTTTTTGATGACATAATTCTTCTCTCGGATGGACAAATTGTGTATCAAGGTCCACGAGAAAATGTGCTCGAGTTCTTCGAACACATGGGCTTCCGATGTCCTGAGAGGAAAGGAGTTGCTGACTTCTTACAAGAA GTAACATCAAGAAAAGATCAGGAGCAGTACTGGACCCGTAAAGAGGAGCCTTATAGCTTTATTTCTGTGAAGGAATTTGCTGAAGCATTTCAGTCATTTCATATTGGGCGGAAACTGGGTGATGAACTTGCTGCACCATTTGACAAGTCCAAGGCACACCCTGCTGCTCTAACAACTAAAAGATATGGTGTCAGCAAGAAGGAACTCTTGAAAGCTTGCGTTTCTAGAGAATTTCTTCTCATGAAGAGGAACTCATTTGCCTACATTTTCAAAATGATTCAA cTTATTATTATGGCTTTCATAACGATGACGATATTTCTGAGGACCGAGATGCATCGAAACACAGTAGAAGATGCTGGCGTTTACTTTGGCGCCCTCTTCTTTGCGGTCATGACAATCATGTTCAATGGATTATCAGAGCTTGCAATGACTGTCATTAAACTTCCCGTTTTCTACAAGCAAAGAGACCTTCTCTTTTATCCTTCGTGGGTATATGCTTTGCCCACATGGATTCTCAAGATCCCAATCACGTTTGTAGAAGTTGCCATATGGGTGATCCTAACATATTACGTTATGGGATTTGATCCAAACATTGAAAG GTTTTTCAAGCAATACCTGATACTCCTAATGACGAACCAGATGGCTTCTTCACTGTTTCGACTGATAGCAGCATTAGGAAGAAATttgattgtagctaacaccaTTGCCATATTTTCTTTACTTACCACCCTCGTACTGAGCGGATTCGTCCTATCACGAG ATGATGTGAAGAAATGGTGGATATGGGGTTACTGGTTGTCCCCAATGATGTATGTACAGAATGGTATTTGTGTGAATGAATTTCTTGGGAACAGTTGGAATCAT CTTCCTCCTAATTCAACAGAGGCATTGGGAGTTAATTTTTTGAAGTATCGGAGGATTTTCCCCGACGCATATTGGTATTGGATTGCAGTTGGAGCTTTGACAGGATATATCATTCTGTTTAATTTGCTTTTCACTTTGGCCCTGAAATACTTAAATC CATTTGAGAAGCCTCAGGCTATACTTTCGGAAGAGGCCTTTGCTGATAAAAATGTTAACGGAACTGGAGAATTTATCGGACTCTCGAGGAGCAGGAAGAGCTCTTTGG AAAGAGGGAATGTTAGCCAAAGAAATGTATCATCCAGGACTCCTACTGCGAGAGTGAGCAACTTCAGTAATGCCAACCAAGAGAGGAAGCGGGGTATGGTTCTCCCATTTCAACCCCTTTCCATCACTTTCGATGAGATCAAATATGCTGTAGACATGCCGCAG GAAATGAAATCTCAAGGTATAACTGAGGATCGCCTACAGCTTTTGAAGGGTGTTAGTGGTGCTTTCAGGCCTGGTGTCCTAACAGCTCTAATGGGTGCTAGTGGTGCTGGCAAGACCACCCTGATGGATGTCCTGGCAGGAAGAAAAACCGGCGGTTACATTGAGGGAAACATCACGATATCTGGATACCCAAAGAAGCAAGAAACTTTCGCTCGTATTTCTGGATACTGTGAGCAAACTGACATACACTCCCCACATGTTACAATCTATGAATCACTGCTATATTCTGCATGGCTTCGGCTTCCTACTGAGGTTAATTCTGATACAAGAAAG ATGTTCATCGAGGAAGTTATGGAGCTTGTCGAGCTGAACTCTTTAAGAGAAGCACTTGTGGGATTGCCTGGTGTAAATGGTCTTTCAATTGAGCAGCGTAAGAGGCTGACAATCGCAGTTGAGCTTGTTGCTAACCCTTCTATAATTTTCATGGATGAGCCAACCTCTGGTCTTGATGCTAGAGCAGCAGCCATAGTTATGAGAACAGTGAGAAATACTGTGGACACTGGACGAACTGTGGTGTGCACAATACACCAACCAAGCATTGACATTTTTGATGCTTTTGACGAG TTATTTCTGCTAAAAAGAGGAGGCCAAGAAATTTATGTGGGGCCAGTTGGCCGCCATGCCTACCATCTAATCAGATATTTTGAG GAGATTGAGGGAGTTCCTAAGATAAAGGATGGTTATAACCCTGCAACTTGGATGTTGGAAGTTACTACAGCAGCACAAGAAGCAGCACTTGGGATTGATTTCAATGATATATACAAAAACTCAGAACTACATAG GAGAAACAAAGCATTGATCAAGGAACTAAGCAGATCTCCACCAGGTTCAAAAGACCTGTACTTCCCAACTCAATATTCTCAGCCCTTCTTAACCCAATGTATGACTTGCCTATGGAAGCAGCATTTGTCATATTGGCGAAACCCAACATACTCCGCAGTGAGACTTTTATTCACAACATTCATAGCTTTAATGATGGGAACAATTTTCTGGAATTTGGGCCCTAAAAG aagTAGGCAACAAGATATTTATAATGCAATGGGTTCCATGTATGCTGCCGTGCTATTCTTAGGATTTCTGAATGCTTCATCGGTTCAGCCGGTTGTGGCCATTGAACGAACAGTATTTTATAGAGAAAGAGCAGCTGGAATGTATTCAGCGTTGCCATATGCCTTTGGACAA GTTGTGATTGAACTTCCATACATTTTAGTTCAGACTATAATATATGGAGTTATAGTATATGCAATGATAGGGTTTGAATGGACGTCAAGCAAGTTCTTCTGGTATCTTTTCTTCATGTACTTCACCTTCTTATACTTCACTTTCTATGGGATGATGACTGTTGCCGTCACGCCCAACCATAACATTGCTGCTATAGTTGCGACTGCCTTCTATGCAATATGGAACCTTTTCTCAGGATTTGTTGTTCCTCGAACG AGGATTCCTGTATGGTGGAGATGGAACTACTGGGCTTGCCCAGTTGCCTGGACATTGTATGGATTGGTTGCTTCACAGTATGGAGACGTAAATGAACAATTGGACAGTGGTGAAACTGTGGAAAATTTCGTCAGGAATTATTTCGGGTTTCAACATGCATACGTTGGAATTGTTGCAGTTGTTCTTGTTGGCATCTGTGTGCTCTTCGGATTCATCTTTGCCTTCTCTATCAAAGCATTTAACTTCCAGAAAAGATAA